TTGCAAAGAACTGAAAGTCGTTTCTAGTAAATAAAAGCACGAAATTTTGCAGGTCGCTGATCTTTTCTAAAAGCTCCTCGCGGTTACTCACACTCTCTTTGTTGTAGCCTAAAATTTTATCGCCTATTTTAATGCCAAAGATGTCAGCATTTGACTTTGGCTCGACCTTTGTAACTACTAAATTTTTATCAACCGTGATACCATAATCCACCAAAACTTTATCATCTAGCAAGCTCTCAGGCGACTTTGGCATGACATTTAAATTTGGCAGATCGAGGCTTGAAGGAGCGTCAATGTCTAGGCTTTGGTTAAATTTCACATCCCCGCTTACTGGCACTTGAAAGAGTAGCTCTTGCCTATCACGCTTCACGATGATGTCCAGTTTTGCGCCCTTTGGAGCAAAAAGCACCATCTCATTTAGCTCTCTTAGGCTCTTTGGTTTTATGCCATTTACACTAACAAGCTCATCATCAACCATCATCATCTTGCCGCGACCCAGTGGATCAACAAGGCCCACAAAGAATTTATCCTCTTTTTGCAAGAATTTCACGCCGATATCGCCGTAATATACGTCATCGTAAGATACAAAGTGCTTTAGATAGCGATTTGGTATAAATTTATCAGCTCCAACAGCTATGCCTATCATCTTGCAACAAGGCGTGTTTATCTCGCCAGTCGCGTTATACTCGAAGCTTAGTGTGTCAAAGTCGCCTAAATTTTGCCCTAAAGACTTGATGTGACCCATGACGGTGTTGTTTGCGTCATTTAAGATGCCAACCCAAGTGCTCTTTTTTATGCGCTCCTCGTTGGTCTCATCAGCCATCACAACAGGGCTTAGCTCCTTGCTAGAGCGGACCAAAAAGAGCTGTAAATACGGGTCAAATTTGACATATTCACCAAGTGGCGCTCCCTCACTTTTTGGCACTGCGATCAAATTTTTAGTGATAGCCACGCCAAAGTGTTTATTAACTGAGACGATTGAGTTTTTGTTCTTTTCAAAGCAGGCGTTAAAGTCCTCTTGTGTAGGCCTAGGATCGGCGTTTAAGCAAAGTGCTGATAGCAAAAAAGCAAGGGCAAATTTATATTTTAGTCTCATTTTATCCCCATCGAAGCAAGGCCGCCAAGCATCCTTGAAGCGGTGTTTTTCTTATCGGCCTCAACCGACTTTAGCACGTCATTTACGGCGCTTATTAGCAAAATTTGCATGCTCTCTTTATCTTCAAGCAAGCTATCATCTATGCTGATATCAAGTATCTCGCCGCTGCCATTTGCTCTAACGCTCACCAGCCCACCGCCGCTTTTTGCGCCAAATTCTTTATTTTTGCTCTCTTCTTCCATCTGCTTGGCTTGCTTTTGCACATCTTCAAGCATCTGCCCCATCTTTGAAAAGTCAAATCCCTCAAACATCGCCTACTCCTTTATGATCTCGTTTTTGTTATTTACGTGCACGATGGTTGGCTTAAATTTCTTAGCCTTTTTAAATTTCATACTAGCATACGCCACGATGATGACCACGTCTCCTACGCAGACCTTTCTAGCAGCTGCGCCGTTTAGGCAAATTTCGCCTTTTTTGCCCTTTATCACGTATGTGGCAAATC
This genomic stretch from Campylobacter concisus harbors:
- the panD gene encoding aspartate 1-decarboxylase — protein: MTIEILASKIHRAVVTDANLNYVGSISIGEELIKAANLIENQKVEILDVNNGERFATYVIKGKKGEICLNGAAARKVCVGDVVIIVAYASMKFKKAKKFKPTIVHVNNKNEIIKE
- a CDS encoding DUF7488 domain-containing protein; this translates as MRLKYKFALAFLLSALCLNADPRPTQEDFNACFEKNKNSIVSVNKHFGVAITKNLIAVPKSEGAPLGEYVKFDPYLQLFLVRSSKELSPVVMADETNEERIKKSTWVGILNDANNTVMGHIKSLGQNLGDFDTLSFEYNATGEINTPCCKMIGIAVGADKFIPNRYLKHFVSYDDVYYGDIGVKFLQKEDKFFVGLVDPLGRGKMMMVDDELVSVNGIKPKSLRELNEMVLFAPKGAKLDIIVKRDRQELLFQVPVSGDVKFNQSLDIDAPSSLDLPNLNVMPKSPESLLDDKVLVDYGITVDKNLVVTKVEPKSNADIFGIKIGDKILGYNKESVSNREELLEKISDLQNFVLLFTRNDFQFFARVPK
- a CDS encoding YbaB/EbfC family nucleoid-associated protein, producing the protein MFEGFDFSKMGQMLEDVQKQAKQMEEESKNKEFGAKSGGGLVSVRANGSGEILDISIDDSLLEDKESMQILLISAVNDVLKSVEADKKNTASRMLGGLASMGIK